One region of Micromonospora ureilytica genomic DNA includes:
- the deoC gene encoding deoxyribose-phosphate aldolase produces the protein MTATTTSARSELSELGRSETALRTFLHGLPGVDQVGAEQRAAQLGTRSIKTTAKAQAIDLAIRMVDLTTLEGADTPGKVRALAAKALRPDPADPSCPHVGAVCVYPAMVPHVAEVLRGSDVHLASVATAFPSGQAPLEIKLADTRAAVAAGADEIDMVINRGAFLAGRYKEVYDEIVATKEASGDAHLKVILETGELATYDNVRRASWLAMLAGGDFIKTSTGKVPVAATMPVTLVMLEAVRDFREATGRQVGVKPAGGIKTTKDAIKYLVMVNETVGPDWLDPDWFRFGASSLLNDLLMQRTKLTTGTYSGPDYFTLD, from the coding sequence ATGACGGCGACAACGACGTCGGCCCGGTCGGAGCTCTCCGAGCTGGGACGATCCGAGACCGCTCTGCGGACCTTCCTGCACGGGCTTCCCGGCGTGGACCAGGTCGGCGCGGAGCAGCGGGCGGCACAGCTCGGCACCCGATCCATCAAGACCACCGCCAAGGCCCAGGCGATCGACCTGGCGATCCGGATGGTCGACCTGACCACCCTGGAAGGGGCGGACACCCCGGGCAAGGTGCGCGCGCTCGCCGCGAAGGCGCTACGCCCGGACCCGGCCGACCCGTCCTGCCCGCACGTCGGCGCGGTCTGCGTCTACCCGGCGATGGTCCCCCACGTGGCCGAGGTGCTGCGCGGGAGTGACGTTCACCTGGCCAGCGTGGCGACCGCGTTCCCGTCGGGTCAGGCGCCGTTGGAGATCAAGCTGGCCGACACCCGGGCCGCCGTCGCGGCCGGTGCCGACGAGATCGACATGGTGATCAACCGGGGGGCGTTCCTGGCCGGGCGATACAAGGAGGTCTACGACGAGATCGTGGCCACCAAGGAAGCCTCCGGGGATGCCCACCTCAAGGTGATCCTGGAGACCGGCGAGCTGGCCACCTACGACAACGTCCGGCGGGCCTCCTGGCTGGCCATGCTGGCCGGCGGCGACTTCATCAAGACCTCCACCGGCAAGGTCCCGGTCGCGGCGACGATGCCGGTGACCCTGGTGATGCTGGAAGCGGTCCGTGACTTCCGCGAGGCGACCGGGCGGCAGGTGGGCGTGAAGCCCGCCGGTGGCATCAAGACCACCAAGGACGCGATCAAGTACCTGGTGATGGTCAACGAGACCGTCGGCCCGGACTGGCTCGACCCGGACTGGTTCCGCTTCGGCGCGTCCAGCCTGCTCAACGACCTGCTGATGCAACGCACCAAGCTGACGACCGGCACCTACTCCGGTCCCGACTACTTCACCCTGGACTGA
- a CDS encoding aldehyde dehydrogenase family protein — MFEYAPAPESRSVVDLKPSYGLFIDGAFVDPADGGSFKSINPASEEVLAEVAEAGAQDVERAVRAARKAYDKVWGPMPGRDRAKYLYRIARLIQERSRELAVLESLDNGKPIRESRDVDLPLVAAHFFYYAGWADKLEHAGFGANPRPIGVAAQVIPWNFPLLMLAWKIAPALAAGNTVVLKPAETTPLTALLFAEICQQAELPAGVVNILTGAGDTGRALVEHPGVDKVAFTGSTDVGRAIARSIAGTRKKLTLELGGKAANIVFDDAPVDQAVEGIVNGIFFNQGHVCCAGSRLLVQENVADRVLESLKRRMAQLRVGDPLDKNTDVGAINSAAQLERIRELSDAGSAEGAERWSPPCDLPDRGFWFAPTIFTGVTQAHRIAREEIFGPVLSVLTFRTPAEAVEKANNTPYGLSAGIWTDKGSRILWMADRLRAGVVWANTFNKFDPTSPFGGYKESGYGREGGRHGLEGYLNV; from the coding sequence ATGTTCGAATACGCCCCCGCCCCCGAGTCCCGCTCGGTGGTGGACCTCAAACCCTCGTACGGGCTGTTCATCGACGGCGCGTTCGTCGACCCTGCCGACGGTGGCAGCTTCAAGTCGATCAACCCCGCCTCCGAGGAGGTGCTGGCCGAGGTCGCCGAGGCCGGCGCCCAGGACGTGGAACGCGCGGTGCGGGCCGCCCGCAAGGCGTACGACAAGGTCTGGGGTCCGATGCCCGGCCGGGACCGGGCGAAGTACCTGTACCGGATCGCCCGGCTGATCCAGGAGCGCTCCCGCGAGCTGGCCGTCCTGGAATCGCTTGACAACGGCAAGCCGATCCGGGAGAGCCGCGACGTCGACCTGCCGCTGGTCGCTGCGCACTTCTTCTACTACGCGGGCTGGGCAGACAAGCTGGAGCACGCCGGTTTCGGTGCCAACCCGCGCCCCATCGGTGTGGCCGCGCAGGTCATCCCGTGGAACTTCCCGCTGCTCATGCTGGCCTGGAAGATCGCCCCGGCGCTCGCCGCGGGTAACACGGTGGTGCTGAAGCCGGCCGAGACCACCCCGCTGACCGCGTTGCTCTTCGCGGAGATCTGCCAGCAGGCCGAACTGCCGGCCGGCGTGGTCAACATCCTCACCGGCGCCGGCGACACTGGCCGCGCGCTGGTCGAGCACCCGGGCGTGGACAAGGTCGCCTTCACCGGCTCCACCGACGTGGGCCGGGCCATCGCCCGGTCGATCGCCGGCACCCGCAAGAAGCTCACCCTGGAACTGGGCGGCAAGGCCGCCAACATCGTCTTCGACGACGCACCCGTCGACCAGGCGGTCGAGGGCATCGTCAACGGCATCTTCTTCAACCAGGGGCACGTCTGCTGCGCCGGCTCCCGCCTGCTGGTCCAGGAGAACGTGGCCGACCGGGTTCTGGAGTCGCTGAAGCGGCGGATGGCCCAGCTCCGCGTCGGCGACCCGCTGGACAAGAACACCGACGTCGGCGCGATCAACTCGGCCGCCCAGCTGGAGCGGATCCGCGAACTGTCCGACGCCGGCTCGGCCGAGGGCGCCGAGCGCTGGTCACCGCCGTGCGACCTGCCCGACCGGGGCTTCTGGTTCGCGCCGACCATCTTCACGGGCGTCACCCAGGCACACCGCATCGCCCGCGAGGAGATCTTCGGGCCGGTGCTGTCGGTGCTCACCTTCCGCACACCGGCCGAGGCCGTGGAGAAGGCCAACAACACGCCGTACGGGCTGTCGGCCGGGATCTGGACCGACAAGGGCTCCCGGATCCTGTGGATGGCCGACCGGCTGCGCGCCGGCGTCGTCTGGGCCAACACCTTCAACAAGTTCGACCCCACCTCGCCGTTCGGTGGGTACAAGGAGTCGGGCTACGGTCGCGAGGGCGGCCGGCACGGGCTGGAGGGCTACCTCAATGTCTGA
- a CDS encoding aldehyde dehydrogenase family protein, which yields MSERVAVRKTYKLFIGGKFPRSESGRSYLVQSSNVSLASRKDARDAVVAARAAVKGWAGATAYNRGQILYRAAEMLEGRREQFVALGIPGDEVDAAVDRWVWYAGWADKLAQVYGGANPVAGPYFNISAPEPTGVVAVVAPERPALLGLVSVIAPAIVTGNTVVVAASPSEPLAAVTLAEVLATSDLPGGVVNILTGAITETAPTLAAHMDVNAIDLTGVTDAGLATDLEVKAAENLKRVLRPAPADHDWTADPGVAPMTALLETKTVWHPKGV from the coding sequence ATGTCTGAGCGGGTCGCGGTACGCAAGACGTACAAGCTCTTCATCGGCGGGAAGTTCCCGCGCAGCGAGTCGGGACGGTCGTATCTCGTGCAGTCCTCGAATGTGTCACTGGCCTCCCGCAAGGACGCCCGGGACGCGGTGGTCGCCGCCCGCGCCGCCGTCAAGGGCTGGGCCGGCGCGACCGCGTACAACAGGGGTCAGATCCTCTACCGGGCCGCCGAGATGCTGGAGGGCCGCCGCGAGCAGTTCGTCGCCCTGGGCATCCCCGGCGACGAGGTGGACGCCGCTGTCGACCGCTGGGTCTGGTACGCCGGCTGGGCCGACAAGCTCGCCCAGGTGTACGGCGGCGCCAACCCGGTCGCCGGCCCGTACTTCAACATCTCCGCGCCCGAGCCGACCGGCGTGGTCGCTGTGGTCGCCCCGGAACGCCCGGCGCTGCTCGGCCTGGTCAGCGTGATCGCCCCGGCGATCGTCACCGGCAACACGGTGGTGGTGGCCGCCTCCCCGAGCGAGCCCCTGGCGGCGGTGACGCTGGCCGAGGTGCTGGCCACCTCCGACCTGCCCGGCGGTGTGGTCAACATCCTCACCGGCGCGATCACCGAGACCGCGCCGACGTTGGCGGCGCACATGGACGTCAACGCGATCGACCTGACCGGCGTCACCGACGCCGGGCTCGCCACCGACCTGGAGGTCAAGGCGGCGGAAAACCTCAAGCGGGTGCTCCGACCGGCCCCGGCCGACCACGACTGGACGGCCGACCCGGGGGTGGCGCCGATGACCGCGCTGCTGGAGACGAAGA